In a single window of the Streptomyces sp. NBC_00353 genome:
- a CDS encoding SpoIIE family protein phosphatase, with translation MHTGGRGVPLSVHATESVSRKGLPANQLAAARAREFVYAALEGWTAPANGDGASAADSAPGAAAAPAPMTVPEELVDDAVLLVSELVTNAVMYAGTDIDVVCRLERNPATRLGVVVEVADRHPSRGVRGGADTRRGEPGYGLQLVSALSESWGVTYRRAEKRVWFRLEAAERGTAATDSAASGPGITDPGTTGRHSDAKHHDAGPSVHPAHAQGYAAEWSDRGGPSFLAETSELLAGQLDEAMVTALAAQMLVPRLADWCGIWLNMPGRGLQLSRVWHADEQRITPLREELERIPPPSAVRIGGTPWPWPESAGVAHAGGSAFAFPLIARDTDQGVLLLGRAGQPQMTDTVVRMVQDVARRVAQAVYTARQYTRQRRISAALQRRQLPATLARIVGVDTAIVYEPHGEGQTVGGDFYDIFPRGENHWCFLLGDVQGKDPEAMSVTGLARHLVRLLAREGHGVESVLARLNAAMAEESAEAFALGAEQTGSRFLSLLYGELTVDPGVPGAHCTVATAGHPPPLHLHADGKVEPASVPQMLLGIDEGAEFRAVSFDLAPGETLLCVTDGVTERRCGNWQLDDNDGLADVLRQGMGLGAKALAEHVRRAAHDFGTGPVEDDLSVLVLQAVTDSCANRT, from the coding sequence ATGCACACGGGGGGAAGAGGGGTTCCGTTGTCCGTACACGCGACCGAATCCGTGTCCAGGAAGGGGCTGCCGGCGAACCAGCTGGCGGCCGCCCGGGCGCGCGAATTCGTGTATGCGGCGCTTGAGGGGTGGACAGCGCCCGCGAACGGGGACGGCGCGTCGGCCGCCGATTCGGCTCCCGGTGCGGCCGCGGCCCCTGCACCGATGACGGTCCCCGAGGAGCTCGTCGACGACGCCGTCCTGCTCGTCAGCGAGCTGGTCACCAACGCCGTCATGTACGCCGGCACCGATATCGACGTGGTCTGCCGCCTGGAGCGGAACCCGGCCACCCGGTTGGGTGTCGTCGTGGAGGTCGCGGACCGCCACCCCTCCAGGGGGGTACGCGGCGGCGCGGACACCCGGCGTGGCGAGCCCGGCTACGGCCTCCAGCTGGTGAGTGCGCTCTCGGAGTCCTGGGGCGTGACCTACCGGCGGGCGGAGAAGAGGGTCTGGTTCCGGCTGGAGGCCGCGGAGCGAGGGACTGCTGCGACAGATTCGGCCGCGTCCGGTCCCGGTATCACCGATCCCGGTACCACCGGGCGTCACAGCGACGCAAAGCACCATGATGCAGGGCCATCAGTACATCCGGCGCATGCCCAGGGGTACGCCGCCGAGTGGAGCGACCGTGGCGGCCCGTCGTTCCTCGCCGAGACCAGCGAACTCCTGGCAGGCCAGCTCGACGAGGCCATGGTCACCGCGCTCGCGGCCCAGATGCTGGTACCCCGGCTCGCGGACTGGTGCGGCATCTGGCTGAACATGCCGGGGAGGGGCCTGCAGTTGTCCCGGGTCTGGCATGCCGACGAGCAGCGCATCACTCCGCTGCGCGAGGAGCTGGAGCGGATTCCGCCGCCCTCCGCGGTCCGCATCGGAGGTACGCCCTGGCCGTGGCCGGAGAGTGCCGGTGTCGCCCATGCGGGCGGGTCGGCGTTCGCCTTCCCACTCATCGCCCGCGACACCGACCAGGGTGTACTGCTGCTCGGCCGGGCCGGGCAGCCGCAGATGACCGACACCGTGGTGCGGATGGTCCAGGACGTGGCCCGCAGGGTCGCGCAGGCCGTGTACACCGCTCGCCAGTACACCCGGCAGCGCAGGATCAGCGCCGCGCTCCAGCGCAGGCAGCTGCCGGCGACGCTGGCCAGGATCGTCGGCGTCGATACGGCGATCGTCTACGAGCCGCACGGCGAGGGGCAGACCGTCGGCGGCGACTTCTACGACATCTTCCCGAGGGGCGAGAACCACTGGTGCTTCCTGCTCGGGGACGTACAGGGGAAGGACCCGGAGGCGATGTCCGTCACCGGCCTGGCCCGCCACCTGGTGAGGCTGCTGGCGCGCGAGGGCCATGGTGTCGAGTCGGTGCTCGCCCGGCTGAACGCCGCCATGGCGGAAGAGAGCGCCGAGGCATTCGCGCTCGGCGCCGAGCAGACAGGCTCCCGTTTCCTGAGCCTGCTGTACGGGGAGTTGACGGTCGACCCGGGTGTGCCCGGAGCCCACTGCACGGTCGCCACTGCAGGCCATCCTCCGCCGCTGCATCTGCACGCCGACGGCAAGGTGGAACCGGCCTCTGTACCCCAGATGCTGCTCGGCATCGATGAGGGCGCCGAATTCCGGGCCGTCAGCTTCGACCTCGCGCCCGGTGAGACGCTGTTGTGCGTGACCGACGGCGTCACCGAACGCCGCTGCGGAAACTGGCAGTTGGACGACAATGACGGTCTGGCCGATGTGCTCAGGCAAGGTATGGGACTGGGTGCGAAGGCACTTGCGGAGCACGTGCGGCGGGCGGCGCACGACTTCGGGACGGGGCCGGTCGAGGACGACCTCTCGGTACTGGTGCTGCAAGCAGTGACGGACTCCTGCGCGAATCGGACCTGA
- a CDS encoding HAMP domain-containing protein produces the protein MTLDPTRPATEPDGQWVCTSDLRPLLGAMKALCDGDFTARVEDPEKQGAVVPDGVLAEMAGVFQQIVARNAHLASELQRVRHEIIRQGRLDERISASPGTGAWTTNIEAANTVLEALVVPVAKATRVLDAVADGDLTQHVDLHDGSRQLRGDLRRLGIGVNRMVDQLSLFTGEVTRVAREVGTEGRLGGRAKAQGLSGDWLHVTEAVNTMASRLTAQVRDIAVVTTAVARGDLTQQVTVEATGELLELKLTVNTMVDQLRAFADEVTRVAREVGTEGQLGGRAQVRGVSGVWKDLTDNVNFMASNLTSQVRNIAQVTTAVANGDLSQKITVDARGEILQLKSTINTMVDQLSAFADEVTRVAREVGTEGQLGGRAHVRGVSGVWKDLTDNVNFMADNLTSQVRNIAQVATAVAEGDLGKTITVEAKGEILELKSTINTMVDQLSAFADEVTRVAREVGTEGNLGGQAQVRGASGVWKDLTDNVNRMALNLTSQVRNIAQVTTAVANGDLSKKIDVDARGEILELKDTVNTMVQQLRAFADEVTRVAREVGTDGRLGGQAQVHGVSGVWKNLTDNVNFMADNLTSQVRNIAQVATAVAEGDLSKKIDVDARGEILELKSTINTMVDTLSSFASEVTRVAREVGSEGQLGGQARVEGVFGTWKRLTTSVNELALNLTTQVRAIAEVASAVTQGDMSGSISVEAQGEVAALKNNINLMVANLRETTRAKDWLESNLTRIAGLMQGHRDLVEVADLILRELTPLVNAQYGAFFLAEAGAEPGEDLELLAGYGTGQPEGRRRRTRLSLDAPGWGLVTQAATEKRRILIEAVPSEYITISSGLGAAPPASIVILPILFEDRVLGVIELASFSSFSEVHLAFVDQFVNTIGVSINTIIANSRTESLLSESQRLTAELRKRSDELQLTNAELEEKAALLATSSQYKSEFLANMSHELRTPLNSLLVLSRLLADNPDDHLSPQEVEFAVTIHRAGSDLLQLINDILDLSKIEAGRMDVHPKKLPLIKLLDYVRATFQPLALDRGLSFDIKVGENVPLELFSDEQRLQQILRNLLSNAMKFTSSGGVQLIVERSTVSDFEEETLRNADSVIALTVKDTGIGIAPEKLDQIFEAFQQSDGTTNRKYGGTGLGLSISRDMAGLLGGRIIAESEQGVGSAFTLFVPVHYTGPPSGALPAVEARQVSSTTRAIAELTALTGRPAAEPGPESQVDVFRPQESAPRTGTRPDGSDDGVSWPETTRLRDWLSGRLAGVLTDRRILIVDDDIRNVFALTHVLGRVGISVKYAENGREGLEVLDQTPDVSLVLMDIMMPEMDGYEMIAAIRRTPRFADLPIIALTAKAMPGDREKAIESGADDYVPKPVDVDRLLSVICRLLDPQCTLPEPRPDPSDNVRATDRDDGDTLRNRDDDDGATGRPS, from the coding sequence ATGACACTGGACCCGACCCGACCCGCCACGGAGCCAGACGGGCAGTGGGTTTGTACGAGCGATCTACGCCCCTTGCTCGGTGCGATGAAGGCCCTGTGCGACGGTGATTTCACAGCGCGCGTGGAGGACCCGGAGAAACAGGGCGCCGTCGTGCCGGACGGGGTGCTGGCCGAAATGGCCGGGGTGTTCCAACAGATCGTCGCGCGGAACGCACATCTCGCCTCGGAGCTCCAGCGGGTGCGCCACGAGATCATCCGACAGGGACGGCTGGACGAGCGGATCTCGGCGAGTCCCGGCACGGGTGCCTGGACGACGAACATCGAGGCCGCCAATACGGTGCTCGAAGCACTGGTGGTACCCGTCGCGAAGGCCACCCGAGTGCTGGACGCCGTCGCGGACGGCGATCTGACCCAGCACGTCGATCTGCACGACGGAAGCCGCCAGCTCCGCGGTGACCTGCGACGCCTGGGCATCGGCGTGAACCGCATGGTGGACCAGCTCTCGCTCTTCACCGGCGAGGTGACCCGGGTCGCCCGCGAGGTCGGCACCGAGGGGCGCCTCGGTGGCCGGGCGAAGGCGCAGGGCCTGTCGGGCGACTGGCTCCATGTGACCGAAGCGGTCAATACGATGGCGTCCCGGCTGACTGCGCAGGTGCGGGACATCGCGGTCGTGACGACGGCGGTGGCGCGCGGCGACCTGACACAGCAGGTGACGGTCGAAGCCACCGGTGAGCTGCTGGAGCTGAAGCTCACGGTCAACACCATGGTCGACCAGCTGCGGGCGTTCGCCGACGAGGTGACCAGGGTCGCCCGCGAGGTCGGCACCGAGGGCCAGCTCGGCGGTCGCGCCCAGGTCAGGGGCGTATCCGGGGTCTGGAAGGACCTCACCGACAACGTCAACTTCATGGCGTCGAACCTGACGTCCCAGGTCCGCAACATCGCCCAGGTGACCACCGCCGTCGCCAACGGCGACCTCAGCCAGAAGATCACCGTGGACGCGCGGGGCGAGATCCTGCAGCTGAAGTCGACGATCAACACCATGGTCGACCAGCTCTCCGCCTTCGCCGACGAGGTCACCCGCGTCGCCCGCGAGGTCGGCACCGAGGGCCAGCTCGGCGGCCGCGCCCACGTCAGGGGCGTATCCGGGGTCTGGAAGGACCTCACCGACAACGTCAACTTCATGGCCGACAACCTCACCTCCCAGGTCCGCAACATCGCCCAGGTCGCCACCGCGGTCGCGGAGGGTGACCTCGGCAAGACGATCACCGTGGAGGCCAAGGGAGAGATCCTGGAGCTCAAGTCGACGATCAACACCATGGTCGACCAGCTCTCCGCCTTCGCCGACGAGGTCACCCGCGTCGCCCGCGAGGTCGGCACCGAGGGCAACCTCGGCGGTCAGGCACAGGTCAGGGGCGCTTCCGGGGTCTGGAAGGACCTCACCGACAACGTCAACCGCATGGCGCTCAACCTCACCTCCCAGGTCCGCAACATCGCCCAGGTGACCACCGCCGTCGCCAACGGTGATCTGTCGAAGAAGATCGATGTCGACGCGCGCGGCGAGATCCTGGAGCTGAAGGACACCGTGAACACGATGGTCCAGCAGCTGAGGGCTTTCGCGGACGAGGTGACCAGGGTGGCCCGTGAGGTCGGCACCGACGGTCGACTCGGCGGCCAGGCTCAGGTCCACGGCGTCTCGGGCGTCTGGAAGAACCTCACCGACAACGTCAACTTCATGGCCGACAACCTCACCTCCCAGGTCCGCAACATCGCCCAGGTCGCCACCGCAGTCGCGGAGGGCGACCTGTCGAAGAAGATCGACGTGGACGCGCGCGGCGAGATCCTGGAACTCAAGTCCACGATCAACACCATGGTCGACACGCTCTCCTCGTTCGCCTCCGAGGTGACACGAGTGGCCCGCGAGGTGGGCAGCGAGGGACAGCTCGGCGGCCAGGCCCGGGTGGAGGGTGTCTTCGGGACATGGAAGCGGCTGACCACCAGCGTCAATGAGCTGGCACTGAATCTGACCACCCAGGTGCGCGCGATCGCCGAGGTCGCCAGCGCCGTCACACAGGGCGACATGTCCGGCTCCATCTCGGTGGAGGCCCAGGGCGAGGTCGCCGCCCTGAAGAACAACATCAACCTCATGGTGGCGAACCTCCGTGAGACCACCCGGGCCAAGGACTGGCTGGAGTCCAACCTGACCCGTATCGCGGGACTCATGCAGGGCCACCGCGACCTGGTCGAGGTCGCCGACCTGATCCTGCGCGAGCTGACCCCTCTGGTGAACGCCCAGTACGGGGCATTCTTCCTGGCAGAAGCGGGCGCGGAGCCCGGCGAGGACCTTGAGCTCCTGGCCGGCTACGGCACCGGCCAGCCCGAAGGCCGCCGCCGGCGTACCCGGCTCAGCCTCGACGCCCCTGGCTGGGGTCTGGTCACCCAAGCCGCAACGGAGAAACGGCGAATTCTCATCGAGGCGGTCCCCAGCGAATACATCACCATCAGTTCCGGCCTCGGCGCCGCGCCCCCGGCCAGCATCGTCATCCTGCCGATCCTCTTCGAGGACCGGGTGCTCGGAGTCATCGAACTGGCCTCGTTCAGCAGCTTCAGCGAGGTCCACCTCGCCTTTGTCGACCAGTTCGTGAACACCATCGGTGTCTCCATCAACACCATCATCGCCAACTCCCGTACCGAGTCCCTCCTCTCGGAATCCCAGCGCCTCACCGCCGAACTGCGCAAGCGCTCCGACGAGTTGCAGCTCACCAACGCCGAGCTGGAGGAGAAGGCGGCGCTGCTGGCCACGTCCTCCCAGTACAAGTCGGAATTCCTGGCGAACATGTCGCACGAATTGCGCACGCCGCTCAATTCGCTCCTCGTGCTGTCGCGGCTCCTCGCCGACAACCCCGACGACCACCTCTCCCCGCAGGAGGTGGAGTTTGCCGTCACCATCCACCGCGCGGGCTCCGACCTGCTGCAACTGATCAACGACATCCTCGACCTGTCGAAGATCGAAGCAGGCCGGATGGATGTGCACCCCAAGAAACTGCCGCTGATCAAACTGCTCGACTACGTACGGGCGACGTTCCAGCCGCTCGCTCTGGACCGCGGCCTGTCGTTCGACATCAAGGTCGGCGAGAACGTACCGCTCGAACTCTTCTCGGACGAGCAGCGGCTCCAGCAGATCCTCCGCAACCTCCTCTCCAACGCAATGAAGTTCACCTCGTCCGGCGGAGTGCAACTGATCGTCGAACGCTCGACGGTCTCGGACTTCGAGGAGGAGACGCTGCGCAACGCCGACTCCGTCATCGCTCTGACCGTCAAGGACACCGGAATCGGCATCGCGCCGGAGAAGCTCGACCAGATCTTCGAGGCCTTCCAGCAGTCCGACGGCACCACCAACCGCAAATACGGCGGCACCGGGCTCGGCCTCTCCATCAGCCGGGACATGGCCGGCCTGCTCGGCGGCCGGATCATCGCCGAGAGCGAACAGGGCGTCGGCTCCGCCTTCACCCTCTTCGTCCCCGTGCACTACACGGGCCCGCCCTCCGGCGCCCTCCCCGCGGTGGAAGCGCGCCAAGTGAGCAGCACCACCCGAGCCATCGCCGAACTCACCGCCCTCACCGGCCGACCCGCAGCCGAGCCCGGACCCGAGTCGCAGGTCGATGTGTTCAGGCCCCAGGAGTCCGCGCCCCGCACCGGAACCCGGCCCGACGGCAGCGACGACGGCGTCAGCTGGCCGGAGACGACCCGCCTCAGGGACTGGCTGAGCGGCCGCCTCGCCGGGGTGCTGACCGACCGTCGCATCCTCATCGTCGACGACGACATCCGGAACGTCTTCGCACTGACGCATGTGCTGGGGCGCGTCGGCATCAGCGTCAAGTACGCGGAGAACGGCCGCGAGGGCCTGGAGGTCCTTGATCAGACACCTGACGTATCACTGGTGCTGATGGACATCATGATGCCCGAAATGGATGGATACGAGATGATCGCAGCGATCCGTCGCACACCTCGTTTCGCGGACCTGCCGATCATCGCGCTCACCGCGAAGGCCATGCCCGGTGACCGCGAGAAGGCCATCGAGAGCGGCGCGGACGACTACGTCCCCAAGCCGGTGGACGTCGACCGCCTGCTGTCGGTGATCTGCCGGCTCCTCGACCCGCAGTGCACTCTGCCGGAGCCGCGGCCGGATCCCTCCGACAACGTCCGCGCCACGGACCGGGACGACGGCGACACCCTCAGGAACAGGGACGATGACGACGGAGCAACAGGACGGCCATCATGA
- a CDS encoding response regulator — MTATQPAASETASILIVDDMEENLVALEAVLGSLGHVVRAHSGEEALKAMLRQEFAVVLIDVLMPGMNGFETAANIKGLDQTKDVPIILLTGAAVDPNYAYRGYTVGAADFLIKPFDPWLLRTKVNVFLDLFRKNRQLVDQSEQLKRLLTADGGRPTVTPSPPPPTCASTEPSYGTDGKDTTDSAERPARPDDADRLSEVVGQLAQAELLLRDANGPGGADLADRIVELEQAVGRLMAERET; from the coding sequence ATGACGGCGACACAGCCAGCAGCATCGGAGACCGCCAGCATCCTCATCGTCGACGACATGGAGGAGAACCTGGTCGCCCTCGAAGCCGTACTCGGCTCACTGGGCCACGTGGTCCGCGCGCACTCGGGTGAGGAAGCCCTCAAGGCGATGCTGCGCCAGGAGTTCGCAGTCGTGCTCATCGACGTGCTGATGCCGGGCATGAACGGCTTCGAAACCGCCGCCAACATCAAGGGGCTCGACCAGACGAAGGATGTCCCGATCATCCTGCTGACCGGAGCCGCGGTCGATCCGAACTACGCCTACCGCGGCTACACGGTCGGCGCCGCCGATTTCCTGATCAAGCCCTTCGACCCCTGGCTGCTGCGGACCAAGGTCAACGTCTTCCTCGATCTGTTCCGCAAGAACCGCCAACTCGTGGACCAATCCGAACAGTTGAAGCGCCTCCTGACGGCGGACGGCGGCCGCCCGACGGTTACGCCGTCCCCTCCTCCCCCGACTTGCGCATCCACCGAGCCGTCGTACGGTACGGACGGCAAGGACACCACGGACTCCGCGGAGCGCCCTGCACGCCCGGACGACGCCGACCGGCTGTCTGAGGTCGTCGGCCAACTCGCCCAGGCGGAACTCCTGCTACGAGACGCCAACGGTCCGGGCGGGGCGGACCTCGCCGACCGCATCGTCGAACTGGAACAGGCGGTGGGACGGCTGATGGCGGAACGCGAAACGTAG